DNA from Roseimicrobium sp. ORNL1:
CCGGCCACTTCACCTTTGAGTTGCGGAGGCCTGCATGCCCGTCCCTGAGTTTTCCCGTCAGGCGCATCACGAGCTTCAGGTGCTCCTCATCGGTCTTTACGTTCTTCGCGGCTTCGGTGAACTCCACCTTTACTGCGTCCCAGTCCACGCCCTTCACTTTCAGAAGCCGGCCCGCTTGCGTTTCGAATTCCTTCAGCAGGAATGCCACATCCGCTTCATAAGATATCGACGTCGGTGTCTTGGGTGGTTCCTGATCTGCTGCTTGAACCGCGCCGACGGTTAGCAGCGCACAAGCGGCTGCCATCGTCATCGTCGCGGGCGCCACAACGCGCTGGAAGTTCATGGGCATGGGGATTGTCTGTGCTGAAGGCGCGGCGAAGAATCATCAACAACCCCGCTGTGGTTTCCAAGCCTGCGTTATAGCGAAGATCTGGCTCCTCAGTCGAGAGATTTCCAGCCGTGCATCCGTGGAAAAAACGGAATTTTCGCAAGTCCTCCCCTCGTTCCAGAGAAGCAGGAACTTCAGGACCGGTGCCTCGCCTTCGCCCAAGCGAGATCGACGCGGAGGAACGCTGCCTGCATGACGGAGCGCGCCGATTCCAGCCTGCTCTCGTCTGGTGTCCAAACCCCCACGAGCCGGACCATGCCCTGCCTCGCCGTGATTGAGGAGCGGCAGCGGAATTTCCGGCAGCTGGCACGCGCAGGTTCGCCATCGCCCCGATATCCGGTGTCTCCGCTTATGACCCTGTGATCCAGTGCAGGCGCGTAGTGATGCTCCATTTCCAGCTCCACATCCATGTGGGGCCCGCTGACGGTGGGAGACACTTCCAGCCAGCCAGGTCCCGACAAGGCGAGCTGGCGCGGTGAATCTTGAACTTGGGGCACCATTCCGCTTTGCCAAGATCGTCGCACCTTTGCCGATTGTGCCGACGCGCACGGAGCTTGCTGCGGTGCGTCCGCTGGTTTCCTGGAGCACTTCGGTCCGGTTCCCTGCGTTCGCACCAGCCCTGCCTGCGGCGAACCACCCTTTCTCGCCGTGCTGCACCTCCAGGCGCACGGTGCGCAGGAGCTTCATGCGGCCCTCGATCGCCAGTGCCTCCACCTGTTCCCAGACGGCTCGATGGTCCGCCACACTCCGTGATCGATCCAAAATGTCGCGCATCAGCACCACATCACCTTCCACGATCTCCATGGTGACATTGGCCACCTTTGCGTGGGTGGCTTTCATGCCCTCCATGAAGTGCTGCATGGCATCCAGGTTTCTGGGAGTGTTCCTGGCGACCAACAGGGACACCGCGGGAATCAGGTCCGCCCTCGCGCCTTGGGGAAATGAGATCCCCTTATGCTTGAGCACCTCCATGACCGCCGAGGAGGTGAAGCCAGTGCGCGAGGGGCTGAAGTCCGGCTTCACACGGATGATGCTCACCTCCATGCGGTGCTTCGCATCCGGACTTTCCGCCACGCGCGCATGCGAGCTCGAAGGCAACGGCTCGGACAGATGGTGCTCAATGATTCCGGCGAGCCTGGCATTTTCGAGGGGGAGCGCAGGTACCATGTCCGCACGAAGGAATGCGGCCTGCATCCGGCTGGCGGCACCTGCAGCACCATGACTGCTCCCGTTGCCGTTGCCATTCCCATGACAGTGGCAATGGCTGGGTGGACATGTCCAGACCGAGAGTATCCGCGTGGTACCGGCACCCATCATGGTGGTGGTGACCAGCCGGGCGCGCCGGTCCTTGTCTGCCGTGGCGCCGTTGGCACCCTCGGGGCTGCATTGGAAGCTGAAGTCGATCTTCAGATCCAGGTCCGTTTCATCGGGATCGACATCGGCCTCCACGACGAGACGCGTCCCTCCGGCGAGGGATGAACCGTTCATCTGCGGGAATCCGGCGATGTCATCAAAATCCGATTCCGAGACGGCACACTGTCCGGGGCGTGTTTCCAGCCGCATCTGCCGCACACATTTCACCTCGCCCAACTCCGTCAGATCCCGCAGGCTGAGGAAAGCTTCCGTGTGATCCTTGCAGTTGCGCGTCTCTGAGAGACACAAACGAATCAAATCCGCATCCGCCTCCAGCACCTCCAGCTCGAAGAGAAGCATCTGGGGAGCCTTCCTCTTGTAGGCGTCAAACACCGGCTCCAGAAGCGCCATGTAGGCAGACGTCGTTTTCACCACCAGGGTGGCGGAACTTTCTTCATAAAAAAAGGCGCTGCCATCCGGGCCCTCAAGACCGAACTTCGCCAGCCACCGGGAGACGATTGCCGAGCACTGCGTGATGGCCAATTGCCATGCAGACGCCGAAGCATCATCCGCCGGGGTAATGGGAAACCCGTTCGCACTATTCCATGAGACGGATCCACGCGAGGACCTGCCTGGTGAGGATACCCGTGGGCCGCCCTCCTGACATTCGCTCACGAAGATATCCGGCATCTGAAACGTGCGGGTCATCCACAACTCCGCACCGAGCCCCACGATGCCGCCATGCGCGGCCTCAGGGGCGTCGACAAAGCCCATGGCAGCCGTACGACCTACGGTGGTAGTGGGCAATCTGCTTGCGGCCTCCATGGAATCAGGGGCGGCAACTTGCGCGAGTTTTGCCGATCCTTCGCCCTAATATTCATTCAAGACGCGGGCGAAACAGGCTCGCTATGGAAAACATTTCGTGGCACATTCCGTGTGACATTGCTGTCAGAGTCCTCATGCCCTCGATGAAGATGCACGCCCGTTCTCTTCCCGGTTCCCGCCTCCCCCGCTGGATTGGCACTGGCTTCACCCTTGGCCTGCTGCTCCAAACTGCCTCAGTATCAGGCGCTCCTGCACGGGCGGATGTGCAGTCATCCAGTGACATGGCGGGCGCGGACCTCATCCTGCAACAGCCCCGGGAACGGCTCGCCCAGGCACACGCCCACTACCTGAGCGCGCGCATGCTGGAGGACGAGGGCCGGATGCGCGAGGCGCTGGGCCACTATCTCGCCTTTCTGGAAAAGGGCGGCGCAGAGCCGGACTTGGTGGCACACATCGCGGAAATGGCCCTGAACTACAGGGGCATGGACGCCGCGGTGAAGCTGCTGGAGGACGCCATGAAGGCCTCGCCCACCTCCGCGCAGCCGTACGTGAACTTCACGAACTTCGCCCTGACCCACGCCAGCGCGGAAGCCGGCCTCCTGCCGCGTGCGGCAACCGCAGCCGCGGAAGCCCTGAACCGCTTTCCCCAAAACGCCGAGGCGTATGAGAACGCCGTGCAGTTCCACCTTTCCCAAAAGGAACGCGCCAAAGCCGCGGAAGCCCTCGAGCGCGGCGCCAAGCAGACCGTGACCGATGCGGAGTACTGGCTGCGCCTCGGCCGTGCTGCACAGGAAGTGTGGCCTCTCGCAGACACCGAGCAGCGCGCGGAGCATCTCACACGGGTGAATGTCTTCTTCGACAAGGCGATGCTGCGCGCGCGTGAAGCCAAGGATGAAGCAGCAGAGTTGTGGATTGCGGATTATTACCTCTTCAGCAATCAGCTCGATCGCGCGGCGGTCATCTGTGAATGGGTCGTGCAGCGCAACGGCAGCCTGGACGCGCGCAAGCGTCTCGTCCGGCTCTATGATGCGCTGGAGCGCCCGGATGACACGCTGAAGGCTCTGGAAGATCTCGTCGCGGCCTATCCCATGGATGTGGAGCATCGCCGGCTGCTGGCCAGCAAGTATGAGCAGCGCCACCGCACCGCCTACGGCGAGGAGCGTGTGGAGTTTGCCAGGAAAGCGGCGGAGCAACTTGAGGCTGCCTTGCAGGTCGGAGGGGGCGACGTACAGGATTATTTGAACACCGGTCGCTACCTGGAGACCACCGGCGACGATGAACGTTTTGAGCGCTTCAGTGCACGAGCGCAGCAGCTCTATCCCGGTGAACCCCAGGTGACCTACCTGCGCGCACGGGCGCTGAACTCCGTGAAGAAGCACGCGGATGCCGCAAAGATGTTTGAGGAGACGACGAAGCTCGCGGAGACCCGCTTTCCGGATCTGCTGAATGATGCGGGCTACCACTTCTCCTGGGGAGCCGCGCTGGAGCGTAGCGGTCAGTACGATGCGGCAGCGAAGGCCTTTGAAAAGAGCGTGGATCTCACGCCACCGGACAATCCTCCCAGTGCCGCTTCCACCATGAACTACTGGGGCTACATGTGGGTGGAGCAGGACAAGCACCTGGACAAGGCGGAGACGCTCATCCGCAAAGCCAACGAACTGCGCCCTGACGAGCCTGCCTTCATCGATTCGCTGGGCTGGCTCTACTTCAGACAAGGCAAGTACCAGCAGGCGCTCACCGAACTGGAACGGGCGGAGAAGCTCATGGAGAAGTGGACGCCTGAAGACGGCGAGATCCTCGACCACATCGCACAAACGCACCAGAAGCTGGGCAACGCAGACAAGGCGAAGGAATACTGGCAGCGTGCGCTGGATCTGAATCCCCCGCAGGAAGCCATTCGCAAGCGTGCGGAACATGAGCTGGGCCTCGAAAAGCCAAAGCCATCCCAGACGGCCCCGCCGGAAGAGAAACCCACGCCACCACCGGGGAATTAGTGCTCCAGGAAGTCGCGTCTCCTGACCGGACATCGGTCGGCGGGTTTTCCTACCCTCCAACTATGCATGCGCATTTTGCGACGCGGCATCACATCAGTGTGGCATTGACGCCGGGCATGTGCTGCGGCTGAGTGCTCGGCATGGATGAGTCCATTGCTCCGGGCGCGAGAGAATTTCACACCACGCGCTGGAGCATGGTGCTGGATGCGCAACGCGAGTCCGACGCCACCCGCATGCACTCGGCTCTCGCTGCGCTCTGCCGTGACTACTGGTATCCGCTCTACGCCTTCGTGCGGCGTCGGGGCCATGCGCCGCATGATGCACAGGATCTCACACAGGCCTTCTTTGCGGATCTCCTGGAGCGGCAAATTAGCGGCGTGGATCCTTCACGCGGCAAATTCCGCTCGTACCTGCTGGGTGCGCTCAAGCATTTCCTGGCCAATGACTGGCACCGCTCCACGGCGAAGAAGCGCGGTGGCGGACACGTGATGCTGGAATGGGATGCGCTGGACGCAGAGTCACGCTTTGCCCTGGAGCCCTCGGATGCCCTCTCCCTGGACGCGGAAGTGCTCTATGACCGGCGGTGGGCCCTGCAACTGCTGGAAAAATCCATGGTGAAACTCCAGGCCGAGTTTGAGGCGAAGGGCGAGCGCGAGCGCTTCGTCGTGCTCAAAGCCACACTCGGCAACGCGAACCCCGCGCCCGCAGATCTCGCGACTTCCCTCGGCATGACCGAGGGAGCGGTAAAAGTGGCGGTGCATCGACTCCGCCAGCGGTATCGTGATATTCTGCGTGAGGAGATCTCGCAGACCGTCATGTCACCAGCAGAGGTCGATGCGGAGATGCGGCATCTGGTGGCGGTGCTGCGGCACGCATGAGTGCTGGCGAATCCACCTTCGTGATTCTTTTTCTGTAACCCGCGTGACCGGTTCCTTCAGGAAGTGCGTGAATCCATCGGCCATTCACCATGACGCCCTCGAAGACCTGTCCTGAATGCGGCGCACCGCTTCCCGCGGATGCTGCTGCTCCTGATGCCCTCTGCCCCGCCTGCCTCATGAGCCAGGCGGCCCGCGCGATGGATGTCACCCAGCCCTCCCCCGTCCCCCGGCAAACTGCGGAATCCCTGCTACAGCATCTGCCTTGTGATTTCGGCGGCTATCACGTGCTGCGCCTGCTGGGGCGCGGTGGCATGGGCGCGGTGTATGAGGCGGAACAACGCGCCACCGGCAGGCGTGTCGCGCTGAAGGTCCTGGGCCATACCCCGGACTCCGCAGAGATGCGCCAGCGCTTCCTCCGCGAAGGAAGACTCGCCGCTTCGGTGAGCCATCCGAACACGGTCTACATCTTCGGCACCGAGGAGGTTGAAGGCGCGCCGGTCATCGTGATGGAACTGGCCGGCGGTGGCACGCTGAAGGATGAGCTGAAACGGCGCGGTCCCCTGCCCGTGCGCGAGGCGGTGGATGCCGTGCTGCAGGTCATCGATGGACTCGAGGCGGCGCACACGGCCGGTGTACTACACCGTGATGTGAAGCCCGCGAACTGCTTCCTCACGCCCGAGGGCACGGTGAAGGTGGGTGACTTCGGCCTTTCCGTCTCCACGCTCGCGCACACGGATACGAAACTCACCACCAGCGGCATGATGCTGGGCACGCCGTCCTTCGCGCCACCAGAGCAGTTGCGTGGAGATGAGCTGGATGCGCGCGCAGACATCTACTCCGTGGGCGCCACGCTCTATGCCATGCTCACGGGGCGTGTGCCATTTGAAGGGGACAATGTCATCCACGTGGTGACACGCGTGCTGGACACCACTGCGAAGCCACCGCTGGAACTCCGCGCGGATCTGCCGGCAGACCTTTCGCAGGTGATCATGCGCTGCCTGGCGAAGAAGCGCGAGGACCGCTACGCCACGCATGCTGCTCTGCGCGAGGCGTTGCTGCCTTTCAGCTCGCAGGTGTTGCAGCCGGCGCCATTGGGACTGCGCTTCGTCGGTGGCTTCGTGAATGAAGCGCTCATCATGGTTCCCGAGATGCTCATGGGAATCTGGATGGGGTGGGAGGCTTTTGACTACTTCCTCTCTGAGCGCAGTGTCGCGTCCTTCGCCCTGCTTCTCGGGTTCATGGCGGTGTACCTCTTGTACTACACCATCACGGAGGGCATCTGGGGCACTTCGCTGGGCAAGGCCTTGTGCGGACTGCGCGTCGTGCGGCTGGATGGCGCGGTGCCCGGCATGCCCCGCGCCTTCGTGCGGGCGCTCTTCTGGGTCCTGGCATTGAATCTCGGCTACCTGATCATCAGCTTCACCATGACTGCGGAGGAATACCGGGCCTCGGTGGATGAACCATGGAACCCCATATGGTACTGGGTGCTCACGCCGCTCTGGCTGCTCCTCCTGGTGACCATGCGACGCTCCAATGGCTACGCCGCGGTGCACGATCTCATCAGCGGCACGCGCGTGGTGGTGCGGCCAAAAACATCCGTACGGCCCCGTCTCACGGTCATGGAGGAAGGTGGTAGCGCACAAGGCGGTGAGCGCCTCGGGCCCTATCTCGTCAGCGGAGTGCGCTCCAGCACGAGTGCCTTCGTGGAGGGTTATGATGATGTGCTGCGCCGCCGTGTCTGGATCCGGCTCTGCGATGACACGGCACCGCCAGTCAATGAAGCCCGCCGGCATGCCAGCCGCGCTGCCCGCCTCCGCTGGTTGGGAGGGGTGCGAGCCGGTGAGGTAGGATGGGATGCCTATGAAGCACCGCAGGGACGCGCGCTTGTCTACCTGGCACCGCAGTCGCAGTCATGGGGCACGGTGCGGCACTGGCTGCATGATCTCGCCCAGGAGATGGATGCCGCCATGCGGGATGGCACACTGCCACGCACCATTTCGCTAGCTCATGTCTGGCTGACGGCTGATGGCCGCGCCGTGCTTCTGGATGACGCCTGGCAGGACCACGCGCATGGCGTCATGGCACAGGAAGATGACGTGCCCCACACGATTTCCACCGCCGAGGATGCGGAGAGATTCTTGTCCGCCCTTTCGCAGCGCCTGTTGGATCCAGCCACGACACCGCTGTACGCGAGGGACTTCCTGGCCAAGCTTTCCTC
Protein-coding regions in this window:
- a CDS encoding tetratricopeptide repeat protein, whose product is MHARSLPGSRLPRWIGTGFTLGLLLQTASVSGAPARADVQSSSDMAGADLILQQPRERLAQAHAHYLSARMLEDEGRMREALGHYLAFLEKGGAEPDLVAHIAEMALNYRGMDAAVKLLEDAMKASPTSAQPYVNFTNFALTHASAEAGLLPRAATAAAEALNRFPQNAEAYENAVQFHLSQKERAKAAEALERGAKQTVTDAEYWLRLGRAAQEVWPLADTEQRAEHLTRVNVFFDKAMLRAREAKDEAAELWIADYYLFSNQLDRAAVICEWVVQRNGSLDARKRLVRLYDALERPDDTLKALEDLVAAYPMDVEHRRLLASKYEQRHRTAYGEERVEFARKAAEQLEAALQVGGGDVQDYLNTGRYLETTGDDERFERFSARAQQLYPGEPQVTYLRARALNSVKKHADAAKMFEETTKLAETRFPDLLNDAGYHFSWGAALERSGQYDAAAKAFEKSVDLTPPDNPPSAASTMNYWGYMWVEQDKHLDKAETLIRKANELRPDEPAFIDSLGWLYFRQGKYQQALTELERAEKLMEKWTPEDGEILDHIAQTHQKLGNADKAKEYWQRALDLNPPQEAIRKRAEHELGLEKPKPSQTAPPEEKPTPPPGN
- a CDS encoding sigma-70 family RNA polymerase sigma factor, whose protein sequence is MDESIAPGAREFHTTRWSMVLDAQRESDATRMHSALAALCRDYWYPLYAFVRRRGHAPHDAQDLTQAFFADLLERQISGVDPSRGKFRSYLLGALKHFLANDWHRSTAKKRGGGHVMLEWDALDAESRFALEPSDALSLDAEVLYDRRWALQLLEKSMVKLQAEFEAKGERERFVVLKATLGNANPAPADLATSLGMTEGAVKVAVHRLRQRYRDILREEISQTVMSPAEVDAEMRHLVAVLRHA
- a CDS encoding protein kinase encodes the protein MTPSKTCPECGAPLPADAAAPDALCPACLMSQAARAMDVTQPSPVPRQTAESLLQHLPCDFGGYHVLRLLGRGGMGAVYEAEQRATGRRVALKVLGHTPDSAEMRQRFLREGRLAASVSHPNTVYIFGTEEVEGAPVIVMELAGGGTLKDELKRRGPLPVREAVDAVLQVIDGLEAAHTAGVLHRDVKPANCFLTPEGTVKVGDFGLSVSTLAHTDTKLTTSGMMLGTPSFAPPEQLRGDELDARADIYSVGATLYAMLTGRVPFEGDNVIHVVTRVLDTTAKPPLELRADLPADLSQVIMRCLAKKREDRYATHAALREALLPFSSQVLQPAPLGLRFVGGFVNEALIMVPEMLMGIWMGWEAFDYFLSERSVASFALLLGFMAVYLLYYTITEGIWGTSLGKALCGLRVVRLDGAVPGMPRAFVRALFWVLALNLGYLIISFTMTAEEYRASVDEPWNPIWYWVLTPLWLLLLVTMRRSNGYAAVHDLISGTRVVVRPKTSVRPRLTVMEEGGSAQGGERLGPYLVSGVRSSTSAFVEGYDDVLRRRVWIRLCDDTAPPVNEARRHASRAARLRWLGGVRAGEVGWDAYEAPQGRALVYLAPQSQSWGTVRHWLHDLAQEMDAAMRDGTLPRTISLAHVWLTADGRAVLLDDAWQDHAHGVMAQEDDVPHTISTAEDAERFLSALSQRLLDPATTPLYARDFLAKLSSGAMDRLSFVLGNLQSLMSRPSAVTLRRRLASMALLPAFLVVSVGILGLALWDNSRPIHEFQAAHPEHKMLPIMLTAYEGMHHEPKRRPKAKMEDAARLVAWHRQFIEAPDFDEITAEVFTDEQRELARSAVQEFPNVTEAEYQKAEAGVGKGMRKIGMAPHEPWLLFYIAGVTVVFAAAVNLVCVALFGTSAGLRMFGIALVNRRGEPASRLRLLWRSAIAWVPLVLLLVVCGATHQHEGDAPAVLIWLYVALLGLWIAAAVWATLRPGRGLHDWMSGTRLVPR